One part of the Marmota flaviventris isolate mMarFla1 chromosome 4, mMarFla1.hap1, whole genome shotgun sequence genome encodes these proteins:
- the Abhd13 gene encoding protein ABHD13, translating to MEKSWMLWNFIERWLIALASWSWALCRISLLPLIVTFHLYGGIILLLLIFISIAGILYKFQDVLLYFPEQPSSSRLYVPMPTGIPHENIFIRTKDGVRLNLILIRYTGDNSPYSPTIIYFHGNAGNIGHRLPNALLMLVNLKVNLLLVDYRGYGKSEGEASEEGLYLDSEAVLDYVMTRPDLDKTKIFLFGRSLGGAVAIHLASENSHRISAIMVENTFLSIPHMASTLFSFFPMRYLPLWCYKNKFLSYRKISQCRMPSLFISGLSDQLIPPVMMKQLYELSPSRTKRLAIFPDGTHNDTWQCQGYFPALEQFIKEVIKSHSPEEMTKTSSSVTII from the coding sequence ATGGAAAAGTCCTGGATGCTGTGGAACTTCATTGAAAGATGGCTAATAGCCTTGGCTTCGTGGTCTTGGGCTCTCTGCCGTATTTCTCTTTTACCTTTAATAGTGACTTTTCATCTGTATGGAGGCATTATCTtacttttgttaattttcatATCAATAGCAGGTATTCTCTATAAATTCCAGGATGTATTGCTTTATTTCCCAGAACAGCCGTCCTCTTCGCGCCTTTATGTTCCCATGCCCACTGGTATTCCACATGAGAACATTTTCATCAGAACCAAAGATGGAGTCCGtctaaatcttattttaataagATACACTGGAGACAATTCGCCCTATTCCCcaactataatttattttcatgggaATGCAGGCAACATAGGTCACAGGTTACCAAATGCATTGCTTATGTTGGTTAACCTCAAAGTTAATCTTTTGCTTGTTGATTATCGAGGATATGGAAAAAGCGAAGGAGAAGCAAGTGAAGAAGGGCTCTATTTAGATTCCGAAGCTGTGCTAGACTACGTGATGACTAGACCCGACCTTGATAAgacaaaaatttttctttttggccgTTCCTTGGGAGGAGCAGTGGCCATTCATTTGGCTTCTGAAAATTCACATAGGATTTCAGCCATTATGGTGGAGAACACATTTTTAAGCATACCGCATATGGCCAGcactttattttcattctttccaaTGCGTTACCTTCCTTTATGgtgctacaaaaataaatttttgtcctACCGAAAAATCTCTCAGTGCAGAATGCCTTCACTTTTCATCTCTGGACTCTCCGACCAACTAATTCCACCAGTAATGATGAAGCAGCTTTATGAACTCTCCCCCTCTCGGACTAAGAGGCTAGCCATTTTTCCAGATGGAACTCATAACGACACGTGGCAGTGCCAGGGCTACTTCCCTGCACTGGAACAGTTCATCAAAGAAGTGATAAAGAGTCATTCTCCTGAAGAAATGACGAAAACGTCATCTAGTGTAACAATTATATGA